TATTTACCAACTTCCCCCTATCATTGAAGCATTATCCAAGAGTAATATTCAAGCGATGTAACCGGCGCAAGGGTATTTATTCCCCGGGAGGCTTTGCGGGTGCAGGCAGTTCTGGGGAAGACCGCCGGTATAAAGTAAAGTGTTAGTGGATTCGAGAATTATTTTACTGTTGGTTATCATCACCGGCTGGCTGCCGTCAGGGGCGCAGGAAATAGCCAAAGCCGCGGGCGGTCAACAGGTGCTGCGGATTCACCGGGTCGGTTTCTATCTTCTGGCGCAGTGACCATATGTGGGTATCGATAGTTCTTTCGTTGCCTTCATAGTTGAATCCCCATAGCCCTTGCACGATATCGTTCCTCTGGAATATTTTCCCGGCGTTTTTCGCCAGTAATGAAAGTATGGCGGATTCTCTCGGTGTAATGGGCACTACGCTGCCGTCCTGGCGTTTTAGCTGCTTGTTGGCGGTGTCAAGCTGATATTGCCCGATTTTTATCTTGACCGGCTCATCCGGATTTTTCACGGGTGCGGCGTGGCTGGAACGCCGGAGGTGATTCCAGATGCGGGCTAATAATTCCCGACTGTAAAAAGGCTTGGCGATAAAATCATCCGCCCCGAGTTTGAAACAGGCAATCTTGTCATCTTCAGCGGTGTCGGTGGAAATGATGATAATGGGAATATATGATTTTTTACGCATCATTTTGCAGATTGAATGTCCGTGAATATCCGGAAGCTGGATGTCCATAATTACAGCATCGGGATAACAGGCATCGAACAGCATTAGTCCGTCTTTACCGTTTAAAGCGGGAATTACCTTAAAGTATTCCTCGGCCAGCGTCATCTTTATCTGTGACAGTGAAGGCTCGTCGCCGTCGATACAGAGTATTTTCTTCCGCTCTATGGTCGCGCTCATACGCTTAAGACCATCCGGTCCCCGCTGTAGCTGTCCGGTGCTTCGTGCCATGAATTCATTTTTCTTTATTCTCCAAGAATCCAGTTGCGCCTGTTTTTCAGATATTCTTTTGTTTCCGGCTGTTGCGGGTTTTTAAAAACCTGTTTCGTTTCTCCGTACTCGACCACCCTGCCGTCGGCCATAAAGACCAGAAAGTCGGAGATATTCAGGGCGTCGCTCATATTATGCGTGACCAGTACCTGCGTGTACTCGGTTTTCATCTTTAAAATAGTGGACTCCAGCTGGGCGGTGGACACGGGGTCCAGGGAAGAAGAGGGTTCATCGAGCAGTATTACTTCAGGCGAAACGGACAGGGTACGCGCGATGCACAAACGCTGCTGTTGCCCCAGTGAAAGCTCCAGCGCGCTGTCTTTAAGCCTTCCGCACAGTTCGTCCCACAGGGCGGCTTTCATCAGGCTGCTTTTCACGATTTCCTTGTGGTCGTATTTCCGGTTTCTGTCCGCTTTAAGGCCGTATACAACGTTGGACTGGATAGACATTGGAAACGGGTTCGGTCTCTGAAAAACCATCCCCACCCGCCGCCGCAGCAGAATAGGGTCAATCTGACGGATATCCATGCCGTCCAGCAGGATACTGCCCTTCACTTTACAGGAATTACTCATCTCATTGAGGCGGTTTAGACAGCGCAATAAGGTGGTCTTGCCGCAACCGGATGGGCCGATGATGGCGGTAACCGCGCCCTTTTCTATATTAAGGTTGATGCCCTTGATTACGGCGGTGCCGCCATAATACACGTAAAGGTCCTTAATCGTTATACAAGCGGTCATATTATACCTTCCCGGTTTTACTCTTATAGCTTCATCAGGGCATCCGCCATCACGCTACGCCTGATACCTTTTGGAGTAAGCGCGTTTAAGTATCAGCGAAGCCACGCCGAAGCTGAGGGTAATGATTATCAGCAACAAAGCCGCTGAATATTCGTAGCCCACCATCGTATCACGGAAAGACTTGGGCCCGCCGAAGTTTACATTGAAAATCAAATGGGAAAGTGATATTACTTCAGAAAAAGGCCCGACCCCCGCTTCCCCGGTTGTAGCCATGAAGATCAATATAGATACGCTTCCGGCAGCCTCAGCGCATCCCAGCAGCCATCCCGTAATGATGTTGGGCATACTCCACGGTAATAAGATATGAGTAAAAGTGTATCCCTGGGAAGCTCCCATCGCCAGCGAGCCTTCCTTCAGATGCAGCGGCACGGAGCGCAGGCCTTCTTCCGTGGCGCTGGCTATTAGCGGGATGACCAGCATGGATAGAAATATGGCCGAAAGGATAAACGACCCGTGGGCGATATGCTCGTAGCCGTTGGCATCCCGGTAATAGCCGGTAATAAATTTGGCGAGGGGGAAATCGTAATTATTCTCGGCCACTCTCACCAGGCTGTAAGCCGTGATGCCCAGAATAAAAACAGAAACACCGCGCAGCGCCGTGGTACAAAAGCGTATTATCCCGGCGCTTTTTCCGGCATACTCGCTGATAAAGGCGCCGGTCCCGATACCCACCGGGAGAGAAATTATGGACACCAGTATTATCAGCAATAATGTACCCAGGATATGGTTGCTCATCCCGACCTGCTTGCTGGCCTGGTCGTATGAGCTGGTGATAACCTGCCAATCAA
The window above is part of the Dehalococcoidales bacterium genome. Proteins encoded here:
- a CDS encoding response regulator transcription factor — protein: MSATIERKKILCIDGDEPSLSQIKMTLAEEYFKVIPALNGKDGLMLFDACYPDAVIMDIQLPDIHGHSICKMMRKKSYIPIIIISTDTAEDDKIACFKLGADDFIAKPFYSRELLARIWNHLRRSSHAAPVKNPDEPVKIKIGQYQLDTANKQLKRQDGSVVPITPRESAILSLLAKNAGKIFQRNDIVQGLWGFNYEGNERTIDTHIWSLRQKIETDPVNPQHLLTARGFGYFLRP
- a CDS encoding phosphate ABC transporter ATP-binding protein codes for the protein MTACITIKDLYVYYGGTAVIKGINLNIEKGAVTAIIGPSGCGKTTLLRCLNRLNEMSNSCKVKGSILLDGMDIRQIDPILLRRRVGMVFQRPNPFPMSIQSNVVYGLKADRNRKYDHKEIVKSSLMKAALWDELCGRLKDSALELSLGQQQRLCIARTLSVSPEVILLDEPSSSLDPVSTAQLESTILKMKTEYTQVLVTHNMSDALNISDFLVFMADGRVVEYGETKQVFKNPQQPETKEYLKNRRNWILGE
- a CDS encoding ABC transporter permease subunit: MNGLWHKIIPGMVLLVSSAALVIGFLSISLNTIDMYTIPLLIILASANLLLMFTSRIIRNTISKKMMFLTGLAVIYPVIISLIPETFNMGGVGVGNYNLGQAVINRSVVSAVFILASALPVFSYALFFLKGATPSAKDLARYPVIVFPVLIVLICYLLVLIRLMIEGVPQLDWQVITSSYDQASKQVGMSNHILGTLLLIILVSIISLPVGIGTGAFISEYAGKSAGIIRFCTTALRGVSVFILGITAYSLVRVAENNYDFPLAKFITGYYRDANGYEHIAHGSFILSAIFLSMLVIPLIASATEEGLRSVPLHLKEGSLAMGASQGYTFTHILLPWSMPNIITGWLLGCAEAAGSVSILIFMATTGEAGVGPFSEVISLSHLIFNVNFGGPKSFRDTMVGYEYSAALLLIIITLSFGVASLILKRAYSKRYQA